The sequence below is a genomic window from Lolium perenne isolate Kyuss_39 chromosome 4, Kyuss_2.0, whole genome shotgun sequence.
AGACCCAGGATTGTTGGCTTACGCCTCCTGGCGTCGCACCCTTGTAACCCCCCGCTAATTAATGGAAACTGAGTTCAGGTGGGCGATCGCCCCCCGTTgattcctcaaaaaaaaaaatatctTTGGGCTCCCTACACGACACATACACCGCGCGTCTTCCCTCGTTGGTAAACTAAAAATATCAAGAGAAAGGAAAGAAACTAAAAATAAATGCATATGTATATATACATACCTGCAGACGAATACGGTCTTGCAGTTGGCGAGGGAGCGAGGGAGCAGGGAGTAGTGCAGGTGCGTGTGCATGAGTCTTGgcgacggcagtgcctccagcttgGCTTCGTGGCCGTCCACGAACAGGTCCGCCAAGTAGGGGACGCACTCGTGCGGGTTGAGGCGGCGGAGCGGGTGGTCAAGGGCGGATGGCGGGTACGAGGATCGTGCCATGGTCGCGAAGGTGAGCGCCTTGATCCAGGTAGTGCCGGACTTGGCAGGGCTCGCGAGGAGCACATCACCCGGCCGCGATCTAAAGCGACGGTGGAGGGAGATAAGCCCGGGAACCACCGTGCCTAGCAGCCACACGCCCTGGTACTGCCGCAGCTGAATGTTGGGGCCTGTTATGTTGCTTGGCAGGGAGGAAACAATGTCTGCACTCTCATCCGGTGGGGTGATCACCATCTCGCCCTCGTCCTTCCAGTTCAAGTCCTTGAACGCTACAGGGCCCACCAGGCAAGACGTGTCTGGAGCAGCCATGGCCATGACTGTGCTGTGCTGTGTCTGTGTGTGCCTGCAGGCTGACTACTTAAAACTTGTCTCCGCACCACGGATTATATAGCAGGCTAACAGCTGAGATCCAGTGTATAGCGGCATTGGTTAGCAGGAGCTCCATCATATTCAGACCTGCAGTAGGCACCATCGATCTTGATTAGCTCTCCATTGGTCCCCAGGTCG
It includes:
- the LOC139830745 gene encoding cytosolic sulfotransferase 8-like, which gives rise to MAMAAPDTSCLVGPVAFKDLNWKDEGEMVITPPDESADIVSSLPSNITGPNIQLRQYQGVWLLGTVVPGLISLHRRFRSRPGDVLLASPAKSGTTWIKALTFATMARSSYPPSALDHPLRRLNPHECVPYLADLFVDGHEAKLEALPSPRLMHTHLHYSLLPRSLANCKTVFVCRLPKDMIVSLWHYLHRAGVNFSFSEVFELTCDGKNPNGPFWDHVLGYWSASKVRPEGVLFLRYEKMLVDPVGTVRELARFLDVPFSAAEETAELPMEIGKLCSIDIMRGLQGNRIGSIGQFKFAHQSFFRKGVVGDWVNHMTPEMAHRMDAIVEEKLRGSGLTFTS